A window from Erythrobacter sp. YJ-T3-07 encodes these proteins:
- a CDS encoding protein-glutamate O-methyltransferase CheR has protein sequence MATAPCNPAPRPAAGSSTLSERDFARIAGIISEHTGIKLPATKHLMLEGRLRRRAGLAGFATIDDYCAYLFEEGGLKEEFQHVVDVSTTNKTDFFREASHFDFLAERIVPALLAQGAANRTIKLWSAASSTGAEAYTIAMVMAELARSNTGLRYAILGTDISTAVLESARRAIYPRPMFDPVPPALQRRYVMFDNGVGESGRARIVPELRRKCGFQQLNLMDKSYPVDRDVDVIFIRNVLIYFEPAVQNAVVTRLWGHLRPGGHLILGHSESMIGTRMGLPQAASGVFRKDPN, from the coding sequence CGCGCATAGCAGGCATCATCAGCGAGCATACCGGCATCAAACTGCCTGCGACCAAGCACCTGATGCTGGAGGGCCGTCTGCGGCGCAGGGCTGGCCTGGCCGGCTTCGCGACTATCGATGACTATTGCGCCTATCTGTTCGAAGAAGGCGGGCTGAAAGAGGAATTCCAGCACGTCGTCGATGTCTCGACGACCAACAAGACGGACTTCTTCCGTGAGGCCAGTCACTTCGATTTCCTCGCCGAGAGGATCGTGCCCGCCCTGCTCGCGCAAGGTGCTGCCAACCGCACGATCAAGCTGTGGAGCGCAGCAAGCTCGACCGGTGCGGAAGCCTACACCATCGCCATGGTGATGGCCGAGCTGGCGCGCAGCAACACCGGCCTGCGCTACGCCATCCTCGGGACCGACATCTCGACCGCGGTTCTCGAGAGCGCGCGCCGGGCGATCTATCCCAGGCCGATGTTCGACCCGGTGCCGCCCGCGCTGCAGCGGCGCTATGTGATGTTCGATAATGGCGTGGGGGAGAGCGGCCGGGCGCGGATCGTTCCCGAACTGCGCAGGAAGTGCGGCTTCCAGCAGTTGAACTTGATGGACAAGAGCTACCCGGTCGATCGCGACGTCGATGTGATCTTCATCCGCAATGTACTGATCTATTTCGAACCGGCGGTGCAGAATGCAGTGGTCACCCGGCTGTGGGGTCATTTGCGGCCCGGTGGCCATCTCATCCTCGGTCACTCGGAATCGATGATCGGCACCCGCATGGGACTGCCCCAGGCGGCCAGCGGTGTATTCCGCAAAGACCCGAACTAG
- a CDS encoding chemotaxis-specific protein-glutamate methyltransferase CheB — MSHNFPPVVGRKKRILIVDDSAAVRQALSAIIASDPSLEVMGVAPDPYAAAKRIRDEVPDAIILDIEMPKMDGLTFLRKLMSQRPIPVVICSTLTEDGSSSMVAALEAGAVDVITKPRVDTAQALREATVHICDVARAAAHARPTRARAAPPAVRIEKKLTADAILPALPLRRAPPGTSGPIVCIGASTGGTEALREVLTQLPRDCPATVIVQHMPEKFTAAFSARLDGLCAPDIQEAANGDAVIPGRVLIAPGNRHMMLERVGTSYRVAIKDGPRVSRHRPSVDVLFRSAAQTAGPAALGILMTGMGDDGAQGLLEMRSAGADTIAQDEASCVVFGMPKAAIDLSAAAKVVSLHRIAREVADFGARAGLTQR, encoded by the coding sequence GTGAGCCACAATTTCCCTCCGGTCGTCGGACGCAAGAAGCGCATCCTGATCGTCGACGATTCGGCGGCGGTGCGCCAAGCGCTCAGCGCGATCATCGCCAGCGATCCATCGCTCGAAGTGATGGGCGTCGCGCCCGATCCCTATGCCGCCGCCAAGCGGATCCGCGACGAGGTGCCCGATGCCATCATCCTCGACATCGAAATGCCGAAGATGGACGGCCTGACCTTTCTGCGGAAACTGATGAGCCAGCGGCCGATCCCGGTGGTGATCTGTTCGACCCTGACCGAAGACGGGTCGAGCTCGATGGTCGCCGCACTCGAGGCGGGCGCGGTCGACGTGATTACCAAGCCGCGGGTCGACACTGCGCAGGCCTTGCGAGAAGCGACCGTCCATATCTGCGACGTCGCGCGCGCGGCCGCGCATGCCCGCCCGACCCGGGCCCGGGCTGCGCCGCCAGCGGTCAGGATCGAGAAGAAGCTGACCGCCGATGCAATACTCCCTGCCCTCCCCTTGCGGCGCGCACCACCGGGAACATCCGGTCCGATCGTGTGCATCGGTGCCTCGACCGGCGGAACCGAAGCCTTGCGCGAAGTGCTCACGCAGCTGCCGCGCGATTGCCCGGCCACGGTCATCGTGCAGCACATGCCCGAAAAGTTCACCGCCGCCTTCTCAGCGCGGCTCGACGGCCTGTGTGCGCCGGACATCCAGGAAGCGGCCAACGGCGATGCCGTCATTCCCGGGCGCGTGCTGATCGCGCCTGGCAACCGTCACATGATGCTGGAACGCGTCGGGACCAGCTATCGCGTCGCGATCAAGGATGGGCCGCGCGTATCGCGGCACCGCCCCTCGGTCGACGTGCTGTTCCGCTCTGCTGCACAGACTGCAGGCCCGGCCGCGCTTGGCATCCTCATGACCGGCATGGGCGATGATGGCGCACAAGGCTTGCTCGAAATGCGCAGCGCCGGCGCAGACACGATCGCACAGGATGAAGCCTCGTGCGTCGTATTCGGCATGCCCAAGGCAGCAATCGATCTGAGTGCCGCGGCGAAGGTCGTCTCGCTGCACCGGATCGCCAGAGAAGTGGCCGATTTCGGGGCCAGAGCAGGATTGACGCAAAGATGA